The following are from one region of the Aspergillus luchuensis IFO 4308 DNA, chromosome 4, nearly complete sequence genome:
- a CDS encoding FAD-dependent oxidoreductase (COG:S;~EggNog:ENOG410PJVA;~InterPro:IPR036188,IPR002938;~PFAM:PF01494;~SMCOG1087:hypothetical protein;~antiSMASH:Cluster_4.4;~go_function: GO:0071949 - FAD binding [Evidence IEA]) yields the protein MSSSPFKVIVVGGGPVGLTAAHALARAGIDFVVLERRDSVLHDQGASLVLGAPSLRIMHQLGLLDQLLAIGAELRQVQAYTREGQVFRNTNPFQIMRRNHGIAPVAFHRAHLIQTLYNSLPDKAKAKYLFSKRVSDIESSDTGVRVTCADGTSFEGSMVLGADGVHSKTRQLMRQLALAADPTRSWDAAKPFKAEYKCLWCSFPRRTDVGHATETQSKDYSVMYLSGRDRGWIFLYERLPQPTSDRVDYTTEDIEAMAARFADFPITDTLKVKDVYTERFTSGMANLEEGILQHWGWGRIVLAGDACHKYTPNAGLGFNNGIKDVVVLCNGLHKALQSAAGGLLDAATLGQIFNEYEEERAGPVRSDAGQSARTTRLHAWANTLYFLAARYILSWEVVEGFLINFLGARAMKQCPVLGYAPATEPFVGAVKWDHPLPAIDQELAC from the exons ATGTCCAGCTCTCCTTTCAAGGTTATTGTCGTGGGTGGTGGCCCGGTCGGCCTTACTGCGGCGCATGCACTCGCCCGCGCTGGCATCGACTTTGTCGTGCTCGAACGCCGAGACTCAGTACTCCACGATCAAGGTGCTAGTCTGGTCCTTGGAGCCCCATCTCTGCGCATTATGCACCAGCTAGGTCTGCTCGACCAGTTGTTAGCCATTGGGGCGGAACTTCGCCAGGTCCAGGCGTATACACGAGAGGGACAGGTATTCCGCAATACCAACCCTTTCCAAATCATGCGGAGAAA TCATGGGATCGCCCCGGTCGCGTTCCATCGCGCACACTTGATCCAGACCCTATACAATTCGCTTCCGGACAAGGCCAAGGCAAAATACCTATTCAGTAAAAGGGTCAGCGATATCGAGTCAAGCGACACCGGGGTTCGAGTCACCTGCGCTGATGGGACCTCGTTCGAAGGATCTATGGTCCTTGGAGCCGACGGCGTTCACAGCAAAACCCGGCAGTTGATGCGCCAACTCGCCCTGGCCGCAGACCCCACTCGGAGTTGGGATGCCGCAAAACCCTTCAAAGCCGAGTACAAATGCTTGTGGTGCAGCTTTCCCCGACGGACTGACGTCGGACATGCCACTGAAACCCAAAGCAAGGACTATTCGGTCATGTACCTCTCCGGGCGCGATCGTGGATGGATCTTCCTTTACGAGCGTTTGCCACAGCCAACTTCCGATCGAGTAGACTACACGACGGAAGATATCGAGGCAATGGCGGCACGGTTTGCCGATTTTCCTATCACCGATACTCTGAAGGTGAAAGACGTGTACACGGAGCGGTTTACCTCGGGCATGGCCAACCTGGAGGAAGGCATTCTCCAGCACTGGGGTTGGGGACGGATCGTTCTCGCGGGAGACGCTTGTCACAAATACACTCCCAACGCTGGACTAGGTTTCAATAATGGCATCAAGGACGTGGTGGTACTGTGCAACGGGTTGCACAAGGCGCTGCAGAGCGCAGCAGGGGGATTGTTAGACGCTGCCACGCTCGGTCAGATATTCAACGAatatgaagaagaacgcGCCGGGCCAGTTCGTTCGGATGCGGGACAATCTGCGAGGACAACGCGATTGCATGCGTGGGCCAACACGCTATACTTCCTTGCAGCGCGGTACATCCTGTCGTGGGAGGTCGTTGAAGGGTTTCTGATCAACTTCCTAGGCGCACGTGCGATGAAGCAGTGCCCTGTGCTGGGGTACGCCCCTGCTACGGAGCCGTTCGTGGGGGCCGTAAAGTGGGATCACCCGTTGCCAGCGATAGACCAGGAGCTAGCGTGTTGA
- a CDS encoding uncharacterized protein (COG:S;~EggNog:ENOG410PR55;~InterPro:IPR010730;~PFAM:PF06985;~antiSMASH:Cluster_4.4), which yields MRASPQVPYLDYKPRYDGGGFDAFPSRCGIDTDKLQRGDLGAHTIDSIMPFLQEWLFFGLLQEVFEVAHVSFRREDFVAKATAIPGQYRISTANLPKYLWSWTANTVWVRDNFGEFDHQKRRVEEILKLSNLCLNAVIRLQAAHRGTEPATGPVLLSLAIVGESLDSERDTVFLSQREEFYGTLTWETPEFCRKLLLEAGCCIGEVNALRRDFPSVSSLYYLATWDRSASKADHSQCAETCLARQIDEKTYATKHTGEGCSCHHLPIDMTAIFNIVDQGQIPLILFSNGKVRVQQSPSGNIDEDTRPVPYVAISHVWSDGLGNTKANTLPRCQLEKIQQLVNALYQGVCGHRNEVPFWMDTLCVPLESIYRKKAIRAMSEVYMRAEKVLVLDASLQIIDVRAPIHECMMRVVTAPWATRLWTFQEGVLAEQLHFQFCGGTIRPTALEARSQTEGKSHIALANFLCRNKSAPELPGESTLLRLVRALARGLQSSDVSAFPGDWERHEQWAHLAAQCLDFPTTTTKHSSAPCAATSQAPSTSLG from the coding sequence ATGCGGGCCTCGCCACAAGTACCGTATTTGGATTACAAACCTAGATACGACGGCGGTGGGTTTGACGCCTTTCCCTCGCGATGCGGAATCGACACGGACAAACTACAACGAGGCGACCTCGGGGCGCACACAATCGACAGCATCATGCCGTTTCTGCAGGAGtggctcttcttcggccTACTGCAAGAAGTCTTCGAGGTCGCCCATGTTTCATTTCGGCGGGAAGACTTCGTGGCCAAGGCCACCGCCATACCGGGCCAATACCGGATATCTACAGCAAACTTACCAAAATACCTCTGGTCGTGGACTGCTAATACTGTTTGGGTCCGGGACAATTTTGGCGAATTCGATCACCAGAAGAGGAGAGTTGAAGAGATCCTGAAGCTGAGCAACCTGTGCCTCAACGCCGTCATTCGTCTCCAGGCCGCGCATAGAGGGACCGAACCTGCTACCGGCCCTGTGTTGCTCTCTCTTGCAATCGTGGGAGAATCTTTAGACTCAGAGCGAGACACAGTATTTCTCTCCCAGCGTGAGGAGTTCTACGGCACTTTAACATGGGAGACCCCCGAATTCTGCAGAAAGCTCCTCCTGGAGGCTGGATGTTGCATTGGCGAAGTCAACGCTCTCCGCAGGGACTTCCCGAGCGTGTCGTCCCTTTATTATCTGGCCACGTGGGATCGTTCTGCATCCAAAGCGGACCACTCTCAATGTGCAGAGACGTGTCTCGCACGTCAAATTGACGAGAAGACGTATGCGACGAAACACACAGGCGAAGGCTGTTcctgccatcatcttccaatcGACATGACAGCCATCTTCAACATCGTGGACCAAGGGCAGATTCCGCTTATCTTGTTCTCTAATGGAAAAGTTCGAGTTCAACAATCACCCTCAGGCAACATTGATGAAGATACACGTCCAGTCCCGTATGTTGCCATTTCTCATGTGTGGTCAGATGGCCTAGGCAACACGAAAGCGAATACGCTGCCGCGGTGCCAGCTTGAGAAAATCCAGCAGCTTGTCAATGCGCTATATCAAGGAGTTTGCGGACATAGGAACGAAGTCCCGTTTTGGATGGACACCCTCTGCGTGCCGCTGGAATCGATCTATCGAAAGAAGGCTATCCGGGCAATGTCCGAGGTATACATGCGTGCTGAGAAGGTCCTGGTTCTGGATGCTTCCCTGCAGATTATCGACGTCCGAGCACCCATCCATGAATGCATGATGCGCGTCGTTACTGCGCCATGGGCGACACGGTTGTGGACATTTCAGGAGGGGGTTCTGGCGGAGCAGCTCCATTTCCAATTCTGCGGTGGCACCATCCGGCCGACTGCGCTGGAGGCAAGGTCGCAAACCGAGGGCAAAAGCCATATCGCCCTTGCCAACTTTCTCTGCCGTAACAAGTCCGCTCCCGAGTTACCAGGAGAGTCAACCCTCCTGAGGCTAGTGAGAGCGCTCGCCAGGGGACTACAGTCGTCGGATGTCTCCGCCTTCCCAGGAGATTGGGAACGACATGAACAGTGGGCGCATCTCGCGGCCCAGTGTCTTGACTTTCCAACTACCACGACGAAGCACTCTTCCGCTCCCTGCGCGGCAACTTCTCAAGCCCCGTCTACCTCTCTGGggtga
- the RHA1 gene encoding rhamnogalacturonan acetylesterase RgaE (CAZy:CE12;~COG:V;~EggNog:ENOG410PNVV;~InterPro:IPR013830,IPR036514,IPR037459;~PFAM:PF13472;~SECRETED:SignalP(1-17);~antiSMASH:Cluster_4.4;~go_function: GO:0016787 - hydrolase activity [Evidence IEA]), with translation MKVSSLSILTFLPTSLATTIYLAGDSTMASGGGGSDTAGWGDYVAQYLSNSSGITVSNQAVAGRSARSYTREGRFDDIASTLEAGDYVIIEFGHNDGGSLSTSDNGRTDCSGTGSEVCYSEYDGVNETILTFPAYLENASNTFKKIGATVIISSQTPNNPWETGTFVDDPPRFVGYAEIAADTADTSYVNHFDYTDQVYEALGADTVDAYFPIDHTHTSAAGANVVAKAFLRGVVCGKLSLADELVTDDLELDEYECLDE, from the exons ATGAAGGTTTCCAGCCTCTCAATCTTAACCTTTCTCCCTACCTCCCTCGCCACAACCATCTACCTGGCGGGGGactccaccatggccagcggtggtggtggctccGACACAGCCG GCTGGGGTGACTACGTCGCCCAATACCTGAGCAACTCAAGCGGCATCACCGTCTCCAATCAAGCCGTAGCCGGGCGCAGCGCCCGGTCTTACACGCGCGAAGGCCGCTTCGACGACATCGCCAGCACGCTTGAAGCGGGCGACTATGTGATCATCGAATTCGGTCACAACGACGGTGGCTCGCTCTCAACCAGCGACAACGGCCGCACCGACTGTTCCGGCACAGGCTCCGAAGTATGCTACTCGGAATACGATGGCGTCAACGAAACCATCCTTACCTTCCCCGCGTACCTCGAGAACGCCTCCAATACGTTTAAGAAGATTGGTGCAaccgtcatcatctcctcgcAGACGCCCAATAACCCTTGGGAAACGGGCACTTTCGTGGATGACCCGCCACGGTTCGTCGGGTACGCGGAAATCGCCGCAGATACAGCGGACACGTCGTACGTGAATCATTTTGATTACACGGATCAGGTATATGAGGCGTTGGGGGCGGATACCGTGGATGCGTATTTTCCGATCGATCATACGCATACCAGTGCGGCCGGGGCGAATGTCGTTGCTAAGGCGTTCCTGAGGGGGGTTGTTTGTGGAAAGTTGAGTCTGGCGGATGAGCTGGTGACGGATGATTTGGAGTTGGATGAGTATGAGTGTTTGGATGAGTAG